A genomic region of Chionomys nivalis chromosome 12, mChiNiv1.1, whole genome shotgun sequence contains the following coding sequences:
- the LOC130884610 gene encoding translation machinery-associated protein 7-like: MSGWEGGRKKPLKQPKKQAKEMDEENKAFKQKQKEEQKKLEELKAKAAGKGPLATCGINKSGKK, translated from the coding sequence ATGTCGGGCTGGGAAGGTGGCAGAAAGAAGCCCCTGAAACAGCCCAAGAAACAGGCCAAGGAAATGGACGAGGAAAATAAGGctttcaaacagaaacaaaaagaggagcagaagaaacTTGAGGAGCTAAAAGCCAAGGCCGCGGGGAAGGGACCCCTGGCCACATGTGGAATTAATAAATCTGGCAAAAAGTAA